caaaagaaaataGCTTACTCCAATGATTTCTTCCATACATAGCCTTGCTACCCTTACTCCCATTCATTATTAACCACTCTTGAAGATCGCTACTCCAAAAGACTTGATTTGTGTATCTAACTCCCAGTTGCAGCCAGACAGCCCTAACCCGAGCACAGTCTCAAAGAGCATGCAAGACTGATTCCTTATCTACTTGGCAAATAGGGCATAAATCATCAGTACCCATCCCCCTCCTAACAAGGCAACCTTTAACACCAAGACTATCATGCACACATCTCCAAATAAAGGTTTTAATTCTAGGTAAGGtattaattttccaaatccACCCCGTAGACAAAGCAGGCACATAATTAGTATGCTCAACCAATTTATAAGCACTTTTAACATCGAATCCACCTCTGGTACTACCAACCCAAACTAATCTGTCAATCCCTCTGCTTGTGATAGACACCGGAGTAGCTAGGATCAAGTTCTTAATGTCCAGAGGTAGAGCAAAAGGAATACGACCCTAATCCCAACCCGAGTCAGTCAAAACATCCTTTACCTCAAGTAATTCAGCTTCACGGGTCAACGGGCCTAGGATCCTATGACGAATGGGACCCCCTTTGATCTAATTCCCAAACCAAAAACTCTAATTACTGTCTCTACCCACCAGCCACATACTACCTTTATTGAACACCTCCTTACCTCTCTTTATAGCTGTCCATACCTGAGAACACGGAAGACGATCAGTATTTATGGCCCTTGCTCTCCTACCAGAACAGTATTTTTGCTTTAAGACCCTTGCCCAAAGCATATCTTGCTCTGTGTGCAACCTCTAATTCAGTTTTGCAAGGAGAGCAATGTTCCTTCCTCTTGCCGTTTGAAGACCAAGGCCTCCTTCCTCCTTAGCTCTAGTAACCTTTTGCCACCCAACCCAATGCATCTTTCTTTGATTCTCCGTACTACCCCACAAAAAATTTCGGTTCACCCGGTCTATACCATCCAAAACTCTTCCCGGAAGAGTAGCACACTGCATTATATAGGAAGGGATAGCCGCTGAGGAAGCTTGGATAAGCACTGCACGCCCCGCCAAAGAAAGCAAATTAGCTTTCCAACCcgttaatttttgttttactctGTCAAGAATAAAATTATACTCTCGATAAGACATGCCCGACTGTCTAATAGGGATACCCAAGTACTCTCCTAGGTAGGGAGGTTGAATCCAATCGACCTTCCATATACCTTAACAATCAACGCCCTTGCCCACGGGTGTCTGATTTTCTGTTTGAGCTCTCTCGAGAACTTTAAAGCCACTAGGCCTTCCCTAAGAGCCTCTACTTCGTCATCTGACTCTTCATCGTCCTTCATGAGGTCTCCAAAGTTAAAAGCCTGAGTGTATGCACCAGGAATCTCACCCACAACCTTGTCCTTAAAAGATATGGCTTGACTCCACATACCTTGGGGCTGGTTTGGAGATGATGGTCTTGAATCACTACTATCACTGAATCCTGCATGATTCACATTCTTAACCTTCTTGTTGCTGTGAGCCAGTTCCTCTTGTTCTTCACGCGAAAGGGAAAGAAAGGAAGAGCTAGCCATCAAAATTTATGAGAACTTGCTCTTATGCTGTAAGAGAGAGTAGTGTATTCTTTATTGGCAAAATCAGTGATATAATtagagaatgaagaaaaatcctaccagaaatgaagaaaaatccTACCGGAAGTCAATAATTAAATACCTCTTGCCTAATGGGTAACTCCCTCCTGTCACATGAACCAAGTTGATTGCACTTCAGGAGCAGCAGCGAATATACCACCATAAATACCCTATAAAATTCCCCAACAACAACcataattttttgagaaataaaaccgccataataatttatattaatttaatcacTTTAATGACAAAACTGGGTACTTTTAAGCCTTTTAcacttcttctaaaaaaaaaaaaaaacaatcaaaataatcTGCTTCCTTCATTTTAGGCTTATTAGAGATACTGTATCACTGTCACAAAATACAGAGGATCCTTTCCCAATTTATTACACCACGTtctgttcaaaaaaaaaaattattacaccGTTACACCTCGTTTCAAATAGTTTTACAACCCAGTTTGACAAGTCAAATAGaactaacaaaaaaacaaaataataataataataattaattaataaaaaaatataaaccctCACAAAACCCTGAGAATGTTTATTACGTTGTTGCGTGAGGGTTACTCCTCAGACATTGCCTcttcttacatatatatatagagggcACACTACATCGTTACTGTCTCTTTTTCTCATTGTTGCAaaaccctttctttcttttcctttgaaaaataaAGGGTTTTCACAATGAGTGGTTACTCTTTCTTTCAAAGGTTCCCTACGGTTTTTCAAACTCACCCCATGCTCGGGAGAGTTCTTGTTGTCTGTGCCGTCACTGCCGTCAGGTCTAATGCTTTTTGCATTCAtggaatttttatattttagattgTAGGAGTTctagtactattttttttttttttgttagaaaggCCTGTTTTTTAAGGTTTGTGTTCACTACAATCTTTGCAGTTCCTGAAGTTGATGGAAaagattgttgttgttggtgtcAAACTCATtgaatttgtttaatatttagcatgaaaaacacagtttttaaTACCAAGTTGGctatatttatgtgtgtgtactacatataaagtgaaaaaatttaCTCCctcatattattttaatgggtttttttttttaacataggATTTGCCCTGTGTATatgggaaaaagagagagaaaaagtgtgTTATGTTTCATCTAGAAATTActgatattttatttcttatagtcattgtttttttatattgttttatcTTGTGGGatgaataaaaattgatatatactgTTAAACATTGTCCAAATCATATGGCAGTCTCTAGTCAGGTCCTTAATCCTGTTCCCAGGTTCTTGCTTTGTCCTATAGGGTGTGCTTATGTTGCAAAACGATGTTTTGGGTTTAAGATGAGCGTTTGGGTTTTAGCACCTTTAGGCTCCcaaatccaaacggacccatagaGGTTAAAAGCTGAAGGAAATACTAAAATCAAATCTAGTTTGACTTGCATGATTTACATGACTTGTatacaagaagaaaaattattataccAATTCACTcattatttggatgtttttttttgctgaatcacTCATTATTTGGATGTTGCAGGAAAATTAAGTGCTTTGTATTGTGTGTTTTTATAGAATTCAGCTTGTTCTAGTGACTTTGAtctaaaaagataaaagaaaagaaattggtgATACTTGAATTAAAGATGTGACTGTGATTCATGATTTCTTGTCCAAAAATCTTGCATTATGAAAGACAGTCATTTAAAGAGCAGGGTCAGTAGCTAGAAGATTTTTGTGGTATATACAACCATTGCAAACTAATGAtactaaaattttagttgaCTGGTTTCctaatttttatgtatttgtacATCTTTAACTGCAGACTAAAAACTTGACAATAAGTACTACTATTGACTACTATCtctgattgatttctatttaatGCTTGTTTCTGGATCttgaaatggaataaaaaaaatttcctcctcAATTGTTGTTATTATCAAATTGTTTTTTCCCACTCTAGTTGCTATGTggtttaattggtttttttatcttattattattgaattttcatACCCTTAATCTGGACCTTCTATTTGTTGCAGTGGTGGAGGTCTTATGGCATTTTCTGATGCTAGACAAAAATCTATGTATGCTAAATCAATTCAACgtgaattcaagaaaaagaaggtGGTGGTAGTTGGAACTGGATGGGCTGGCACCAGctttttgaaagaattgaaaaaccCCTCATATGATGTTCATGTGGTGTCACCTCGTAATTATTTTGCATTCACTCCTTTGTTACCTAGTGTTACTTGTGGCACAGTGGAAGCACGCAGCATTGTTGAACCCATTCGCAGTATTACCAAGAAGGTAATCTTAAATGAATGAGATATGAAATGACTATGCCATCTACATCCGTTTCTATTGACATTTCTGTCATAAATTTTTCTGTGGCCTTAAAAACATGCTTGAGTTTTACTGTGTTATATCAGATTGTATGTTACAAAGTcaagttcaaataaaaaataaaaaaaattcattgtatgaGAATGGGATGAGTCTTTTATCTAGAATGGTTAGTAAGGAGCAAGTCATTTGAATAATTTTCTATCCTTCCGCATCATATTGTGTCTGTATGGTATAGTATGCATGTGTATAATATTGTTAATATAGTTCAAATCTGCTAAAAGCTGAATGCTTATGATTATATAAATTGTCAAGCAATTTAAGCCTTTTGAGCTAGTCATTTTCCAGGGAAACTGGAGTTATTTAGATGACACCTTTCTTTGATTTTACATTGCAGAAAAGCTATGATGTCCACTTCGAGGAAGCTAAATGTTACAAGATTGATGCAGAGAATAAGAAAGTTTATTGTCAATCTAGTcaagacaaaaattttgatggaaaagaagaatttgcttTAGACTATGATTACCTGGTGATAGCCATGGGAGCCCAATCAAATACATTCAACACCCCCGGGGTTATGGAGCATGCCCACTTCTTGAAGGTATCTTCACTTggagtaaaaattaaaatatactagCAGCATTTTACTCTTTTACTCtgttataacttaaaaaaataaaatactttatGTAGGAAGTAGATGATGCTCTGGGAATCCGTAAGACAGTGATTGATGCTTTTGAGAGGGCAAGCCTTCCTTCTATAAGTgaagaggagaagaaaaggATTTTGCATTTTGTAGTTGTTGGTGGTGGTCCAACTGGTGTGGAATTTGCTGCAGAGCTTCATGACTATGTCTATGATGATTTAGTCAAGTTATACCCTCAAAGTAAAGACTATGTGAAAATCACCCTCATTGAAGCTGGCAATCATATTCTGAACATGTATGGTACATtgcttttttcacattttcaatttaattctgTGTAATTGTTTCAAGTCCTTGCTTCTCTTTCTCTGTTTGTTTTCTAATGCTTTCAGTTGCTGCTAACGTTACAGGTTTGACAAGAGAATTTCCGCATTTGCTGAAGAAAAGTTTCAAAGAGATGGTATTAATGTGAAAACAGGATCAATGGTCGTAAAAGTATCCGATAAAGAAATATCTACTAAAGTAAGAGCAACTGGCGAGGTTGTAAACATACCTTATGGAATGGTTGTCTGGTCAACTGGTATTGGGACTCGCCCTGAAATAGCGGATTTCATGAAGCAAGTTGGTCAGGTGTGTTGCTCTTAAACTACACTGATTTCTTTTCCCTTCACTTCCAATCATAATTGGTGTTagctttgtatatttttttactctaaTTGTTTGAATTTCTATTCCTTTGAGCAGACTAACAGACGTGTGTTAGCTACTGATGAATGGCTGAGGGTGGAAGGATGTGATAACGTATATGCCCTTGGGGATTGTGCAACAGTAAACCAGCGCAGAGTCATGGTATGATATCTACAGCCTGACTTATTTGTGTATTTTTGAATATAGAGAGCACTCAAAATTGTGTATAACTCATTTACATACATTTTTGTCATTGTCTTTTTACATTTAATTACAAGTTATCATGAATATCTTTTATTCGCCAAGTCAGCTGAgaggaagatgttttataattctttagatttttttttaatttttttaaatctttcatttattattaacaACTTGTTTTCAGGAAGATATTTCCGCCATATTCAGTAAAGCAGACAAGAATAAATCTGGTACTTTAAATATAAAGGACTTTCATGATGTTATGGATGACATCCTGGAGAGGTACCCTCAAGTGAAGCtttatttgaagaagaaaaagatgaaaaattttGCTGCGTTGCTGAAGAATACTCAAGAGAATGACCAAAACAAGCCCATTGAAATTGATAACGTTAAGACAGCTCTGACTGAAGTGGACTCTCAGATGAAAAATCTCCCTCCAACAGCTCAGGTACTTGATTTAGTTTCCTTTGCATAACCTATTTGACCTCCTGCTAAAAACATTCTCACTTCTTGACTTCTTGTGTCCTTGTAATATTCTAGGTTGCTTATCAGCAAGGCCAATACCTTGCAGACTGTTTCAATCGCATGGAACAGTGTGAGAAGAATCCTGAAGGTCCTCTCAGGTTTAGGGAATCTGGACGTCATCGGTTTCATCCCTTTAGGTACAAGTAGAACTTTgcacaaaattttgtttctatttttcctGCAATACAGAAtgtatgtatgacattatgcaAGCTGGAACATCAGAATTAATTCAGTCAATAACAACTAGAACTACTTGTCACAGGTGATTGAACATAAGATTGAGAATTGTATATTAAGGTTTTGATAGCAAAAGACATGCAGCACTTAACTAGTCATAATCTTGTTTTACATTAATGTACCTGCCAGTGTCAAACTAGTCATGTTCTAGTTTTATGTAAAGTCGTCTTGACTGGTTTGCTATGGAAGTATTTTGAATCTTTTTCTTGCTATTTCTGGAATTTTCAAGTCTCTAGACTGAGTCACTGACCCAGCTATGTCTCAGCTCTCACTTGGATAATGGCTTTTCTGCATGCAAAATACAATAACCTTGTAAACTGAAATCTTTTAGGTTTATATAAGATATCTGGTAACTTGTATAGGAGCAAGGCACTTAATAATTTGTGTACAAAGTGTATTTACTTTCGCACTCTCAAGTTATCAGCACAATAATCAATATGAAATAAGTGTGTGCGCGTGCATGTGTGTCTGTTTTATCCATCCAATTTCACAATGAGGTAGGCAGGAGATTATCCTTGCAATGTAGCTAACTTTTTGATGGTTTTAATTCTAGGTATAGGCACTTGGGGCAATTTGCACCACTGGGAGGAGAACAAGCTGCATTCCAACTTCCTGGAGATTGGGTCTCGATTGGTCATAGCTCTCAGTGGCTCTGGTACTCAGTATATGCCAGGTAATTTATTAATTCCCATTTGCTTCCACGATCTAATAAGTTGTTACCATGTTGTCATTGTCTGATGGTTGTATCAACTTACAGCAAGCTAGTCAGTTGGAGGACAAGAATGCTGGTGATCTCTGATTGGGGAAGGAGATTCATATTTGGAAGGGACTCAagcaaaatctgagactagatgGGACCATATGCTACATTAGAGATTTGGTTCAACTATAAAATTATCTTGTCTAGACAATAGAGGCCTAGCAATTTTGATCCATATTTATTTGAATTctaagttttgtttttcatctatCACAATTTTGTCCTTTGCGATCCACATAGTGAAAATTTATTAGTAGTTTGAAGGTGTTTTAACCAGAACTAAGTATTGGTTAAGCCAGGTTTTTATGCGTTTGGTATTTTTATTAGTAGTTATTGATGTAATTCAAGGCTCGGGTTAGCTTTGGGGTTTAGGGAGTCTAAGGAGAAGGGTGCAGTCCAAATTGGTTAGTTTCAAATCTTTAATTAGGGGGTTCTTTTGGGAGAGGAAGTTTCATGAAGGTGTTGCAATGGCATGTGAGCAATTGAACTGGGGTGTTGTGAGTTTCCGAGACTGACTTGTGAGATATTTCTTTGTAGAGAAGGTTGGGTTTCGGAGTGTGAACTATTCATtcatttcattgattttttttttttttttttgataatttgatagatAGAAAGAGGAGGAAAGATTGAACGGTGAATGTTATAGACACACCAAAAAGTGCCAACTTTGAGCTGCAAGGCTCTTGCTATTATTTGATTTTTCGAACAAGGAGTGTTGCTTAATGGGTATGACGTGATATGGACTTCCTAGTGCAAGTATATAAATTGtgtatattctttaaaattgtatatgtatatgttaaatgtacacaattttgtatgtttttaaaaaatgtgtagatTGAATATACAGAATACTGTACATTCTTAAAAATTGTCTTCTAGAATCTATTTTAGTTCAAGATCCCTCTTAACCTAACTGGAATATTAGTAGATCTGTTCTGTCCAAAATGGAAATGGGCTAtggttataaacttataatcaTGTAATCGACTCAATCATTAGATCATAGATTGTAAGTTCATTCCATAATGGGGCAAACCGGAATAGGGTTAGGTTATATACATTCGAATTGTGAGAAAGAGTTATTCAAGCGTATCTAAATAAATACTATGTTTACATATGGATCCCTACCTTGTTCGGACTTGCTTTTTACATCTCTCTCATTATTTGGGACTCTATTCATCTCTTTGggttgtttttaaaaatatgtagatTGAATATACATAATACtgtatattctttaaaattgtGTAGGTTTAGtatacaaaattatatacattttttgaaaaattgtatacGTTGAATTGACAATTCAGtaaattcattgaaaaattaTGGTCATTAAATGTACAGGAATCAggattgtgtacattaaaaaaaaaattgtatacgttcaatatataaaattgtgcaCATTCTTAAAAATTGTATActttaaatatacaaaattttgtatattttttgaaaaattgtgtacgttGTATGTTGAGTATACATAATTGTGtacattctttgaaaaaattgtatattttgaATGTAGAAAAATTGCgtacattctttaaaaaattatgtacattgaAGTTATAGAATTGTGTATATTCTTAAAAATTGTATAagttgaatatataaaattgtatacAATCTTTGAAAATCTATATAtgttaaatgtaaaaaattgtgtatattgaatgtacaaaattgtatacaatttttcattgaatgtataaaattgtgtataatcttagaaattgtgtacgttaaatatacaaaattatatagTTTCTTTGAAAGCAgtgtacattgaatgtacaaaattgcatacatttttttgaaaaatgtgtatttttaatataaagaaTTGTACATATTTATgtacattatttgaaaaattgcaaatgttaaatatatcgaattgtgtatattttaaaaattatgtttgttttttttttttttttagaaacaaaaattatttttgttgaatgtaTAAAATTGCGTATATTGACTACATTCTTTGAAACATTACATCATTttaataaatgttataaaatttgtcTACCGTAGAAGGTACACAAGTTCGATTTacatctttaattaattattacaaCAACCTTTAAAGAGTTatacatttatataaatataaatatatatatatatatagttttttttaaataaataaataaaaagacttatctagtatttaaatatttgacTTTTAGGCTTTAGCtcaatccaagaaaaaaaaaaaaatccaaagctCCTACCTATTCTGAACCACAAGCCCTGAGACACCAGTTCAGTTCAGTAAAGAACTGTGCGAAGCCTTCTCTCTTCCATTTCCATGGCCAAAacttgagaaaaaaacaaaacaaaaaaagtttcaaaatcaaTGGCCTCAATTTCCACATGCTTCATAATATCACCAAATTGTGGCCTCTACTCTAATTCTAGACCCTCAAATTCCACTAGACCTCCAATCCAATTTCAAACGCCACCAGTTTCTCTCGGAATCGCCTGGAAAGGTAGGGAGCCTAGGGTTTTGGTACGTGCCGGAGCTGTGAAAGCGAGCAGCGTCGATGTCGCTTCGACGATAAGGCCCGGAGGTGCGGTGGAGAGCGACAAGCTACCGTCCGATGTGAGAAAGCGAGCTATGGACGCCGTCGATGCTTGCGGAGGTAGAGTTACCATTGGTGACGTGGCGAGCAAAGCTGGCCTCAAGTTGAATGAAGCTCAGAAGGCCTTGCAAGCGCTTGCTTCTGACACCAATGGCTTCTTGGAGGTACACACTCACATTTTTGGATGTATGTGAAATGTTTGTGTTATTGTGTTAGTGAATTTATTTAACACTGCGTTTGTTTCGACGGAAAATAGTTAATAGAAAACAATGTATTTTTGGGATAAATTGATTCATTTTCACGTATTTGGTTGCTGCCTTGGAATTGAGcctgaaaacattttcaattatatGAGCAAAGACTTTCATTCATGCCCCAAAATTTGCATCTAAGCAAAAAATTGAGTGAGAAAGTGAGTTGTTTGATAAAAAGAAGTCAATGGTCAGTCAATAATAGTCAATGGTTGGTCGGTCTGT
The DNA window shown above is from Quercus lobata isolate SW786 chromosome 7, ValleyOak3.0 Primary Assembly, whole genome shotgun sequence and carries:
- the LOC115953743 gene encoding external alternative NAD(P)H-ubiquinone oxidoreductase B2, mitochondrial-like gives rise to the protein MSGYSFFQRFPTVFQTHPMLGRVLVVCAVTAVSGGGLMAFSDARQKSMYAKSIQREFKKKKVVVVGTGWAGTSFLKELKNPSYDVHVVSPRNYFAFTPLLPSVTCGTVEARSIVEPIRSITKKKSYDVHFEEAKCYKIDAENKKVYCQSSQDKNFDGKEEFALDYDYLVIAMGAQSNTFNTPGVMEHAHFLKEVDDALGIRKTVIDAFERASLPSISEEEKKRILHFVVVGGGPTGVEFAAELHDYVYDDLVKLYPQSKDYVKITLIEAGNHILNMFDKRISAFAEEKFQRDGINVKTGSMVVKVSDKEISTKVRATGEVVNIPYGMVVWSTGIGTRPEIADFMKQVGQTNRRVLATDEWLRVEGCDNVYALGDCATVNQRRVMEDISAIFSKADKNKSGTLNIKDFHDVMDDILERYPQVKLYLKKKKMKNFAALLKNTQENDQNKPIEIDNVKTALTEVDSQMKNLPPTAQVAYQQGQYLADCFNRMEQCEKNPEGPLRFRESGRHRFHPFRYRHLGQFAPLGGEQAAFQLPGDWVSIGHSSQWLWYSVYASKLVSWRTRMLVISDWGRRFIFGRDSSKI